A window of Saccharomyces paradoxus chromosome XIII, complete sequence contains these coding sequences:
- the RKR1 gene encoding ubiquitin-protein ligase RKR1 (RING domain E3 ubiquitin ligase~similar to YMR247C): MSFGGINTFQQYNTDLGLGHNGVRISLNYFDGSPDPSFLNSLYSNELKLIFKSLLKRDETTKEKALMDLSNLITDFDQNEYFFNDIFLLCWSQIYAKLVISDYKVIRLQSHQITIMLVKSLKKKISKFLKDFIPLILLGTCELDHSVAKPCFNELAECFNKDPAKINALWSVFEEQLLDLVKEIVVNENEDTISNERYSSKEESEFRYHRVIASAVLLLIKLFVHNKDISECKSCINEILSDESIWKLLNLKSGQNTNTYETVLQLINVLYTSGYMPSHKDIMKLAVKKLLKSLAHVTSKNILKASPVFPPILNLLATLDDYRDGKIWAYDKSSKEKLIGFLSISCTSPSPGFFKGMFALYSSTNRHGFLDYDLEWLPIWQKSIQKLNEKAFSGRNSAEVLNEFWTNFLKFAEDSSEEKVKGIVEAEILNTLSSGRSLTEFTKLNHTLGGVLPPDKWEREIEDYFTSDDDTRKRKVCFERNLFALLVTAPNNESAINSLFDFFVQLVETDPSNVFNRYNGVYEALNYFLDSKMIFLNEKIGKLIYKVPTLVQESTYQNFAGIITHYSNSTFFKMNDDAISSLENFFIVAFSFSVPKASILDTMNELDNDVYQQLLKSDSFELDLYIEDYFKNYKFDDSGELFKGKNKILNQKTIVTLYQSAVANDQIERFCAVLSKLDKTFFSTLLLNTDFLSCVLYEVSEDTDEELFKLSLQSARENPKIADKLAQIILQHAQVYFSPSTKEKYVKHAVELVNNCDDTSPIFFPTDAIRVFARYMPTIDHRSSLVSSLGTNTHLLVTDDKPINLTSMQKLIRYALFLDSLLEALPDHINSCIVAFITVVSELVTDYNCLSEEPNDLYYDFGYTFFKHGKVDFNFSDIVESIIHPAYGGDALFTVDIAEGNYVYFFYYSRVLYKVLLNGIDTVSSATLNGLLALVESHVTKTVKNHKSTDKDYLLCAILLLVFNRSNSKDEMTKLRTLLASQLIGIREVELVDREFKSLVLLNILLDIPEADKQFVPIAPQRLNMIFRSILKWLDSDLAYEPSFSIARLLLLEFFTKLMRFEGVRDLGLTAFELSERLLADSLSMCQLDDTSFLLELRSSCLNLYETLSLGVSKNGKEISEYSDEIHENLIEMIFLNFNQERNNQVSTLFYQKLYKAISSMELKNLEPQYKRIFDAVLNDKDIGRNINQSRLLTTFLSSLVVRTQQDIIIEYELKVQKQAGSDEDGSASNNSVNSKFKLPQELLRKVANGVPKEYLEYEDKNSFIKYLWYWHLILMYFKDTSYNMRQLFIEQLKEAGLINKMFDFITDQIDLRDNDFWKQVDTNEISRYDIVGNNFSPYKEDIFEECKKLLGHTLYQLFNNVGSLTSIWWLNIKDRSLQNDIEKFVSQFISPILIKNEFDDINSKMDRLTSSDDALTIKLNNITNEVKASYLIDEQKLEISFKLPKNYPLTNIQVNGVSRVGISEQKWKQWIMSTQHVITGMNGSVLDSLELFTKNVHLQFSGFEECAICYSILHAVDRKLPSKTCPTCKNKFHGACLYKWFRSSGNNTCPLCRSEIPFRR, from the coding sequence ATGTCATTTGGTGGAATTAACACATTTCAGCAGTATAACACAGATTTAGGGCTCGGCCATAATGGTGTTAGAATATCCTTAAACTACTTTGATGGCTCACCGGATCCAAGCTTTTTGAACTCTTTGTACTCGAACGAATTGAAACttattttcaaatcccttttgaaaagagatgAAACTACAAAAGAGAAGGCCTTAATGGATCTTTCCAATTTGATAACCGACTTTGACCAGAATGAgtactttttcaatgacattttccttctttgttGGTCGCAAATATATGCCAAACTGGTAATTAGTGATTACAAGGTTATCAGACTGCAGTCTCATCAAATTACTATAATGCTTGTCAAAAGtcttaagaaaaaaatatcaaaatttttgaaggattTCATACCTTTGATACTTCTCGGTACGTGCGAACTCGATCATAGTGTGGCCAAGCCTTGTTTCAATGAATTAGCGGAATGTTTCAACAAAGATCCAGCAAAAATCAATGCTTTATGGTCtgtttttgaagaacagCTATTGGATTTAGTAAAGGAGATTGTTGTaaacgaaaatgaagatacCATTTCCAATGAACGTTACTCCAGTAAAGAAGAATCTGAATTTAGGTACCACAGAGTTATAGCAAGTGCGGTATTGCTTCTGATTAAACTTTTTGTTCATAACAAAGACATCTCTGAATGTAAATCTTGTATCAACGAAATTCTTTCTGATGAGTCAATCTGGAAATTACTGAACTTAAAAAGTGGCCAAAATACAAATACCTACGAAACCGTTCTTCAATTGATTAATGTTCTTTATACAAGTGGTTACATGCCTTCTCACAAAGATATAATGAAGTTAGCAGTGAAGAAATTACTGAAATCGCTGGCACATGTCACGTCAAAGAATATTCTAAAAGCAAGTCCTGTTTTCCCACCAATATTAAACCTTTTAGCCACTCTAGATGACTATAGAGACGGGAAAATATGGGCATATGATAAATCttctaaagaaaaactaaTCGGATTTTTGTCCATTTCCTGTACTTCACCATCACCAGGGTTTTTCAAGGGCATGTTTGCGTTGTACAGCTCAACCAATAGGCACGGTTTTCTTGATTATGATCTTGAATGGCTTCCAATTTGGCAAAAATCAATACAAAAACTGAATGAAAAGGCCTTTTCTGGAAGGAATAGTGCTGAGGTTCTCAATGAGTTTTGGACGAATTTCTTGAAGTTTGCTGAGGATtcttcagaagaaaaagtgaaaggaatagtggaagctgaaatttTAAACACTCTTTCCAGCGGGAGATCTTTAACCGAATTCACGAAATTGAATCACACTCTTGGTGGTGTCCTTCCACCCGATAAGTGGGAAAGAGAGATTGAAGATTACTTCACTTCAGATGATGACacaaggaaaaggaagGTATGTTTCGAAAGGAATCTTTTTGCTCTATTGGTAACTGCCCCCAATAACGAATCCGCGATTAATTCCTTGttcgatttttttgtgCAATTGGTCGAAACAGATCCCTCAAATGTTTTCAACAGATACAATGGTGTATATGAAGCTCTCAATTACTTTTTAGATTCCAAAATGATTTTTCTGAATGAGAAGATAGGGAAACTTATATACAAAGTTCCAACATTGGTTCAAGAATCAACGTATCAAAACTTTGCTGGTATCATAACACATTATTCGAATTCCACctttttcaagatgaaTGACGATGCAATTTCTTCGTTagaaaatttctttatcgttgcattttcttttagcGTACCAAAAGCATCAATTTTAGACACAATGAATGAGTTGGACAATGACGTTTATCAACAATTATTGAAATCAGATTCTTTCGAGTTAGATTTGTACATCGAAgattattttaaaaattaTAAGTTTGACGACAGTGGCGAGTTATTTAAaggtaaaaataaaattttaaatcaAAAAACTATCGTCACACTTTACCAAAGCGCAGTTGCCAATGACCAGATTGAACGGTTTTGTGCAGTTTTATCTAAATTAgataaaacttttttttcaacgtTGTTACTAAATACCGACTTCCTTTCCTGCGTATTGTATGAGGTTTCAGAAGACACTGATGAAGAACTATTTAAGTTGTCGTTACAGTCGGCTAGAGAGAATCCTAAGATTGCAGATAAGTTGGCTCAAATTATTCTACAACATGCTCAGGTTTATTTTAGCCcttcaacaaaagaaaagtatgTCAAGCACGCTGTGGAGCTAGTTAATAACTGCGACGATACttctccaatttttttccccACCGATGCAATCAGAGTTTTTGCCAGGTATATGCCAACGATTGATCACAGGTCATCCTTGGTGAGCAGCTTAGGTACTAACACGCATTTACTCGTTACAGACGATAAGCCCATTAATTTAACAAGTATGCAAAAACTGATTAGGTATGCTCTATTCTTAGATTCATTGCTCGAAGCTCTGCCAGACCACATCAATAGCTGTATTGTTGCATTTATAACGGTAGTTTCCGAGCTAGTCACTGACTATAACTGTCTTTCGGAGGAACCGAATGATCTTTACTATGATTTTGGGtatacattttttaaaCATGGCAAGGTtgatttcaatttttccgATATTGTTGAAAGCATCATCCATCCTGCCTATGGTGGCGATGCTTTATTTACTGTTGATATTGCTGAAGGTAATTatgtttactttttttattattcaagAGTATTATATAAGGTTTTATTGAACGGCATTGATACGGTCTCATCTGCCACATTAAATGGGCTATTAGCATTGGTTGAAAGTCATGTAACTAAAACTGTGAAGAATCACAAATCTACTGATAAAGATTACCTGCTATGTGCTATATTACTTTTGGTGTTTAACAGATCCAACTCTAAAGATGAGATGACCAAATTAAGAACATTACTGGCGTCTCAATTGATTGGGATTAGAGAAGTGGAACTTGTCGATCGTGAATTCAAATCATTAgttcttttgaatattctGCTGGATATCCCAGAGGCAGATAAACAGTTTGTTCCTATAGCGCCACAGAGATTGAACATGATATTCCGTTCAATACTGAAATGGTTAGATAGTGATCTTGCCTATGAGCCTAGTTTTAGCATTGCTAGATTGTTACTACTGGAATTTTTTACCAAACTGATGAGGTTTGAAGGTGTCAGAGATTTGGGCTTAACAGCTTTTGAACTCTCAGAAAGGTTGTTGGCAGATTCTCTATCGATGTGTCAACTCGACGATACTTCATTTTTACTAGAACTCCGCTCTTCCTGTTTGAATTTATATGAAACATTGTCGCTTGGTGTTTCCAAAAATGGTAAAGAAATCTCAGAATATAGCGATGAAATTCATGAGAATTTAATTgaaatgatttttttaaacttcaatcaagaaagaaacaatCAAGTGTCTACATTATTCTACCAGAAATTGTACAAGgccatttcttcaatggAACTTAAAAATTTAGAACCGCAATACAAAAGAATATTCGACGCTGTATTAAATGACAAGGACATCGGTCGCAATATTAATCAATCAAGGCTATTAACAACTTTTTTGAGTTCTTTGGTCGTGAGAACGCAACAGGATATTATAATTGAGTACGAGCTGAAGGTTCAAAAACAAGCTGGTtcagatgaagatggtaGTGCATCTAATAATAGTGTAAACTCCAAATTTAAACTACCTCAAGAATTGTTACGAAAAGTTGCTAATGGGGTGCCAAAGGAATACCTTGAATATGAGGATAAAAACTCATTTATCAAATACCTGTGGTATTGGCATTTGATACTGATGTATTTCAAAGATACGTCTTATAATATGAGACAATTATTTATTGAACAATTAAAGGAAGCCGGTTTAATCAATAAAAtgtttgattttattacGGATCAAATAGATTTACGAGATAATGACTTTTGGAAACAGGTTGACACTAATGAGATCTCACGGTATGACATCGTCGGAAATAATTTCTCTCCTTATAAAGAGGAcatatttgaagaatgTAAAAAACTGTTGGGTCATACACTTTACCaattatttaataatgTTGGTTCTTTGACGAGTATTTGGTGgttaaatataaaagatAGGTCATTACaaaatgatattgaaaagttcGTCTCACAGTTCATCTCACCAATTTTGATCAAAAATGAATTCGACGATATCAATTCTAAGATGGACCGCCTAACGTCTAGTGATGATGCGTTGACTATTAAATTAAACAATATTACTAATGAAGTGAAGGCAAGCTATTTAATTGATGAGCAAAAGTTGGAAATCTCCTTTAAACTACCAAAGAACTACCCGTTAACAAATATTCAAGTTAATGGTGTCTCTAGAGTTGGTATAAGtgaacaaaaatggaaacaGTGGATAATGTCTACACAACATGTAATTACAGGCATGAATGGATCCGTTTTGGATTCTTTGGAGTTGTTTACTAAAAATGTCCACTTACAATTTTCTGGCTTCGAAGAATGTGCCATATGTTATTCTATACTACATGCCGTGGATAGGAAACTGCCTTCAAAGACATGTCCCACTTGTAAAAATAAGTTTCATGGTGCATGTCTTTACAAATGGTTTCGCTCATCGGGTAACAACACATGTCCATTATGCCGTAGTGAGATTCCATTTAGGAGATAA